The following proteins are co-located in the Bosea sp. AS-1 genome:
- a CDS encoding ABC transporter permease, which produces MSQAQTTIVADPVAIEKAAPKPGTAAGKRKQKKGINGTAITLVGLALLFAGWAAAVKYLDIPSYILPSPVAVWNALWSGIAVSPSSPLGYYLPLWGTLKNAAIGLAIGSGLGLTLGSLMAESRLIEKLVMPYAFALQSLPKVAIAPLVVIWFGFGDGSKIAISALLAFFPMLINSFTGLRAVEPERIDLMRSLSASRFETYRIVKLPNAAPYIFAGLDMAVVYALLGTIVAEFLGAQQGMGVVITQAQAVTDVAGVFAALVILGAMGILLHGIVRGLEARIVHWGDRGRK; this is translated from the coding sequence ATGAGCCAGGCGCAGACCACCATCGTCGCCGATCCCGTTGCGATCGAGAAGGCGGCCCCCAAGCCCGGGACGGCTGCTGGCAAGCGCAAGCAGAAGAAGGGCATCAACGGCACGGCGATCACGCTCGTCGGCCTCGCCCTCCTGTTCGCCGGCTGGGCGGCGGCGGTGAAGTATCTCGACATTCCTTCCTACATCCTGCCTTCACCGGTGGCGGTGTGGAACGCACTCTGGTCCGGCATCGCCGTCAGCCCATCGAGTCCACTCGGCTACTACCTGCCACTTTGGGGAACGCTGAAGAACGCGGCCATCGGGCTCGCCATCGGCTCGGGGCTGGGGCTCACGCTCGGCTCGCTCATGGCCGAGAGCCGGCTGATCGAGAAGCTGGTGATGCCCTATGCCTTCGCATTGCAATCCCTGCCGAAGGTCGCGATCGCGCCGCTGGTCGTGATCTGGTTCGGTTTCGGCGACGGCTCGAAGATCGCGATCTCGGCGCTGCTCGCCTTCTTCCCGATGCTGATCAACAGCTTCACCGGCCTGCGCGCCGTCGAGCCTGAGCGCATCGACCTGATGCGCTCGCTCTCAGCCTCGCGCTTCGAGACCTACCGGATCGTCAAGCTGCCCAATGCCGCGCCCTACATCTTCGCCGGGCTCGACATGGCGGTTGTCTATGCGCTGCTCGGCACCATCGTCGCCGAATTCCTCGGCGCCCAGCAGGGCATGGGCGTCGTCATCACACAGGCGCAGGCCGTAACGGACGTGGCCGGCGTCTTCGCCGCGCTCGTCATCCTGGGCGCGATGGGAATCCTGCTCCACGGCATCGTCCGCGGGCTGGAGGCACGAATCGTCCATTGGGGAGACCGCGGCCGCAAGTGA
- a CDS encoding ABC transporter substrate-binding protein, protein MINRRQWLQASSVFATALALGPRSAFAQPAKTVKVGVGLKSINASVINLLVGEALGYNAEEGFKVQGLALGGNANVQVATDKGDVDVGIGVPSYALPILARGEWGQSQWFYQYTYPYKWDVAVKPGSAVKSYADLKGKNIGVSDFGGTEYPVTRNVLKSLGIDPDKDAKWTAVGAGVPAGVALQRGAIDALAYYDTGFGIIDGAGIPLELVKRPDNLPMIGGQFLMGLRPRIEKERATFVGFGRSTAKASYFILENPTAGAKAFLKLYPETAPRGSSEEQAVKSVLEAISRRIKLYEPPYQGAKMGSIRVDEFVTEAKMNDWDIKDFSKIYTNDLIGEINNFDVEKIRAQARAYTG, encoded by the coding sequence ATGATCAACCGCAGACAATGGCTCCAGGCCAGCAGTGTCTTCGCGACCGCGCTGGCGCTCGGCCCGCGTTCCGCCTTCGCGCAGCCTGCCAAGACGGTGAAGGTCGGCGTCGGTCTCAAGTCAATCAACGCCAGCGTCATCAACCTGCTGGTGGGCGAGGCGCTCGGCTACAATGCCGAAGAGGGCTTCAAGGTGCAGGGGCTGGCACTCGGCGGCAACGCCAATGTCCAGGTCGCGACGGACAAGGGCGATGTCGATGTCGGCATCGGCGTGCCGTCCTATGCGCTGCCGATCCTCGCCAGGGGCGAATGGGGCCAGTCGCAATGGTTCTACCAGTACACCTATCCCTATAAATGGGATGTGGCGGTGAAGCCGGGCTCGGCCGTCAAGAGCTATGCCGACCTCAAGGGCAAGAATATCGGCGTCTCCGATTTCGGCGGCACCGAATATCCCGTCACCCGCAACGTGCTGAAGTCGCTGGGCATCGACCCCGACAAGGATGCGAAGTGGACGGCGGTCGGCGCCGGCGTGCCGGCGGGCGTGGCGCTGCAGCGCGGCGCGATCGATGCGCTGGCCTATTACGACACGGGCTTCGGCATCATCGACGGCGCCGGCATCCCGCTCGAGCTCGTGAAGCGGCCCGACAACCTGCCGATGATCGGTGGTCAGTTCCTGATGGGGCTGCGGCCACGCATCGAGAAGGAGCGCGCCACCTTCGTCGGCTTCGGCCGCTCGACGGCCAAAGCCTCATATTTCATCCTCGAGAACCCAACCGCCGGCGCAAAGGCATTCCTGAAGCTCTATCCGGAAACCGCCCCGCGCGGCTCCAGCGAAGAACAGGCGGTGAAATCGGTGCTGGAAGCGATCAGCCGGCGCATCAAGCTCTACGAACCGCCTTATCAGGGCGCCAAAATGGGCTCGATCCGGGTCGACGAATTCGTGACGGAAGCCAAGATGAACGACTGGGACATCAAGGACTTCTCGAAGATCTACACCAACGACCTGATCGGTGAGATCAATAATTTCGATGTCGAGAAGATCAGGGCGCAAGCGCGCGCCTACACTGGATGA
- a CDS encoding SDR family oxidoreductase encodes MSDPSSETGERPKHALVTGVSSGIGEATAKRLLAEGWSVIGFSRGAPAFAHERLKHVSVDIADPTALAQALAGIGMLDAIVHAAGILRVGTLGQLDPANGHAMWRLHVDAAEQIVEALAGALPEGARIVFIGSRTAAGTAGRAQYAATKAALVGMARSFAIELAPRQITVNVVAPGATDTPMLKDPKRAAVAPKMPPMGRLVKPEEVAATVCFLLSEGAASITGQQILVCGGASL; translated from the coding sequence ATGAGTGATCCGTCTTCCGAAACCGGCGAGCGCCCAAAACATGCGCTCGTCACCGGCGTCAGTTCCGGAATCGGCGAGGCGACCGCGAAGCGCCTCCTCGCCGAAGGCTGGAGCGTCATCGGCTTCAGCCGTGGCGCGCCGGCCTTCGCGCATGAGCGCCTGAAGCATGTCTCCGTCGACATCGCCGACCCGACGGCGCTGGCGCAAGCACTGGCCGGCATCGGCATGCTCGACGCGATCGTCCACGCCGCCGGTATCTTGCGCGTCGGCACCCTTGGCCAGCTCGACCCGGCAAATGGTCATGCGATGTGGCGACTGCACGTGGATGCGGCCGAGCAGATCGTCGAGGCGCTCGCCGGGGCGCTACCGGAGGGCGCACGTATCGTCTTCATCGGCAGCCGGACGGCAGCGGGCACGGCCGGCCGAGCCCAGTATGCCGCAACCAAGGCGGCACTGGTCGGCATGGCCCGCTCGTTCGCGATCGAGCTGGCGCCCCGGCAGATCACCGTGAACGTGGTCGCGCCGGGAGCGACCGACACGCCGATGCTGAAAGACCCGAAACGAGCTGCGGTCGCGCCGAAGATGCCACCGATGGGCCGGCTAGTGAAACCGGAAGAGGTGGCCGCGACGGTGTGCTTCCTGCTCTCTGAGGGGGCTGCGAGCATCACCGGGCAGCAGATCCTTGTCTGCGGTGGCGCCTCGCTCTGA
- a CDS encoding ABC transporter ATP-binding protein yields the protein MDAAPILDIAGLKTVFRIGGRQVAAVQDLDLTIAPGETLALVGESGSGKSVTSLSIMGLLPRGVGRVDQGHILFRGKSGETRDLTGFDAEAMRQIRGNDIAMVFQEPMTSLNPVYTIGEQIAEPMRIHLGSSRKEAAAGAVQLLADVGIPDPERRARQYPHELSGGMRQRATIAMALACDPVLLIADEPTTALDVTIQAQILDLLQKLQAERGMGILFVTHNLGVVAEIADRVAVMYAGRIVEIGAVADVFAHPRHPYTIGLMRSIPRLGEATALKRQGIPLPTIAGSVPSLIQLPQGCSFAPRCPYAIDACRADVPPLFDAGNGKKSRCLRWQEV from the coding sequence ATGGACGCCGCCCCGATCCTCGATATAGCGGGGCTCAAGACGGTCTTCCGCATCGGGGGCCGGCAGGTCGCTGCCGTGCAGGACCTGGACCTGACGATCGCGCCGGGGGAGACGCTGGCACTGGTCGGCGAGTCCGGGTCGGGCAAGTCCGTCACCAGCCTCTCGATCATGGGGCTGCTGCCGAGAGGGGTGGGCCGGGTCGATCAGGGCCACATCCTGTTCAGGGGCAAATCAGGTGAGACGCGGGACCTCACCGGATTTGACGCCGAAGCCATGCGGCAGATCCGGGGCAATGACATCGCCATGGTCTTCCAGGAGCCCATGACCAGCCTCAACCCGGTCTATACCATCGGCGAGCAGATCGCCGAGCCCATGCGCATCCATCTCGGGAGCAGCCGCAAGGAGGCCGCTGCCGGGGCGGTGCAGCTCCTGGCCGATGTCGGCATCCCGGACCCTGAGCGGCGCGCCCGGCAATACCCGCACGAACTGTCCGGCGGCATGCGCCAGCGCGCCACCATTGCCATGGCGCTTGCCTGCGATCCGGTTCTGCTGATCGCGGATGAGCCGACCACGGCGCTCGACGTGACCATCCAGGCCCAGATCCTCGACCTGCTGCAGAAGCTGCAGGCGGAACGTGGCATGGGCATCCTGTTCGTCACCCATAATCTCGGCGTGGTGGCGGAGATCGCCGACCGGGTGGCCGTGATGTATGCCGGCCGCATCGTCGAGATCGGGGCCGTCGCCGACGTATTCGCGCATCCGCGACACCCCTATACGATCGGCCTGATGCGCTCCATCCCGAGGCTGGGGGAGGCGACCGCGTTGAAACGGCAGGGAATTCCCCTGCCGACGATCGCGGGCTCCGTGCCGAGCCTCATCCAGCTCCCGCAGGGCTGTTCCTTCGCTCCGCGGTGTCCTTACGCGATCGATGCGTGCCGGGCCGATGTTCCGCCCTTGTTTGATGCAGGTAACGGCAAGAAGAGCCGCTGCCTGAGATGGCAGGAGGTTTGA